In Aegilops tauschii subsp. strangulata cultivar AL8/78 chromosome 3, Aet v6.0, whole genome shotgun sequence, one genomic interval encodes:
- the LOC109748420 gene encoding glutathione S-transferase 3-like: MQTEHIEDRSQGERASSSKEGREVKMAAIKLYGMMLSPNVTRVVTVLNELGLDFDSVDVDLRTGAHKHPDFLKLNPFGQIPALQDGDEVVFESRAINRYIATKYGSSGPNLLPTPSAKMEAWLEVESPHFFPLAQTVVYELLIKPLFGATPDTAEADKKAAELDKLLDVYEAHLAAGNKYLAGDVFTLADGNHMSWLFLLTKSPKAELVASRPHVKAWWEEISARPAWAKTVASIPLPPAV, translated from the exons ATGCAGACAGAGCACATAGAGGACAGAAGCCAAGGCGAGCGAGCGAGCAGcagcaaggaagggagggaggTGAAGATGGCGGCGATCAAGCTGTACGGGATGATGCTGTCGCCCAACGTGACGCGTGTGGTGACGGTGCTCAACGAGCTGGGCCTCGACTTCGACTCCGTCGACGTCGACCTCCGCACCGGCGCCCACAAGCACCCCGACTTCCTCAAGCTCAAT CCTTTCGGCCAGATCCCGGCGCTGCAGGACGGGGACGAAGTTGTCTTCG AATCCCGCGCCATCAACCGGTACATCGCCACCAAGTACGGCTCCTCCGGCCCTAACCTGCTGCCAACGCCGTCGGCGAAGATGGAGGCGTGGCTGGAGGTGGAGTCGCCCCACTTCTTCCCGTTGGCACAGACCGTGGTGTACGAGCTGCTCATCAAGCCGCTGTTCGGCGCCACGCCTGACACGGCCGAggcggacaagaaggccgccgagcTCGACAAGCTGCTCGACGTCTACGAGGCCCACCTCGCCGCCGGGAACAAGTACCTGGCCGGCGACGTGTTCACGCTCGCCGACGGCAACCACATGTCCTGGCTTTTCTTGCTCACCAAGAGCCCCAAGGCGGAGCTGGTTGCGTCACGGCCGCACGTCAAGGCCTGGTGGGAGGAGATCTCCGCCCGCCCTGCCTGGGCCAAGACCGTCGCCTCCATCCCCCTCCCGCCCGCCGTCTGA